The DNA region GTTTTACAGATGGAGACGGAGGAGGAATATTTTTCATTTACTGTCAAGACAGATTTTTCTGCTAGCCATACCCGCTTTGACCAATGTGGAATCGTGGTTTATCAGGACTCCGAAAATTGGCTAAAATGCTCTATTGAGTACGAAAATGAAGACTTCCAGCACCTAGGTAGTGTGGTGACTAATCATGGCTATTCAGATTGGGCTACCACTGAGATTTCAGCAACTGTCAAGTCCATGTGGTTCCGCCTCAGCCGCAGAGGGGCGGACTACTGCTTTGAAAATTCTGAGGATGGAATCCATTTTAGACAAATGCGTATATGTCATTTTTATGAGGGAAGAGGAAAGATTTCCTTTGGACTATACGCCTGCTCACCAGAAGACTCTAGCTTTACAGCTACATTCTCAAATATGAAGCTGACAGATTGTCAATGGCAGCCTCATGATGGACAACAGCCTGATGATGAATTGTGAGAGATAACCATCTTCAAAACAAATATTTCAGTAGGTTTGTTTGGTTTGTAAGCAGTAAGGATACAAGGGCGGTTGCTAGGTAAAGAAACATGGCATTACCCAAAGCAGGTTATAAAATCGTTGAAATCCCTGTCATTTGTGTTATAATGAAGAGTATGCAATAAAATTTTAAGGAGAATGACAGAATGTCTGTATCATTTGAAGCAAAAGAAACAAACCGCGGTGTTTTGACGTTTACAATTAGTCAAGAAGTAATCAAACCAGAATTGGATCGCGTTTTCAACAAAGTAAAAAAAGATATCAATCTTCCAGGTTTCCGTAAAGGTCACTTACCACGTGCCGTTTTCAATCAAAAATTTGGTGAAGAGGCTCTTTACCAAGATGCTGTTAATGCGCTTTTACCAACTGCTTATGAGGCAGCGGTTGCTGAAGCAGGACTTGAGGTGGTTGCACAACCAAAAATTGATGTTGTGTCAATGGAGAAAGGTCAAGACTGGACAATTACTGCAGAAGTTGTTACAAAACCTGAAGTGAAATTGGGTGATTACAAAAATTTGGTAGTTTCAGTAGAAGCTACTAAAGAGGTAACTGATGAAGAAGTAGATGCTAAGATTGAACGCGAGCGTAACAACTTAGCTGAGTTGGTGATTAAAGAAGGCCCAGCAGCCGAAGGCGATACAGTTGTTATTGATTTTGTTGGATCAATTGATGGTGTTGAGTTTGATGGTGGCAAGGGTGAAAACTTCTCACTTGGACTTGGATCAGGTCAATTCATCCCAGGTTTTGAAGCCCAGTTGGTTGGTCACTCGGCTGGAGAAGAGGTAAATGTCGAAGTTACTTTCCCTGAAGATTACCAAGCGACTGATCTTGCAGGCAAACCAGCCCTCTTTGTAACAAAAATCCACGAAGTAAAAGCAAAAGAAGTTCCTGCCTTGGATGATGAATTAGCAAAAGACATTGACGAAGAAGTAGAAACACTTGATGAATTGAAGGCAAAATACCGCAAAGAATTAGAGGCTAGCAAAGAAGTTGCCTTTGACGATGCGGTTGAAGCAGCGGCTCTTGATTTAGCAGTAGAAAATGCTGAAATTGTTGATTTGCCAGAAGAAATGATTCACGAAGAAGTTCATCGTTCTATCAATGAGTTCTTGGGTGGTATGCAACAGCAGGGTATTTCACCAGATATGTACTTCCAAATTACTGGTACAACTCGCGAAGATCTCCACAAACAACACGAAGTTGATGCTGAAAAGCGTACAAAAACAAACTTGGTTGTCGAGGCAGTAGCTAAAGCCGAAGGCTTTGAAGCAACTGAAGAAGAAATCAACAAGGAAATTGAAGAGTTGGCAACAACCTATA from Streptococcus ruminantium includes:
- a CDS encoding DUF1349 domain-containing protein translates to MRAFLTKDLQWTRPPQTFTITETEISITTEPYTDLWQKTYYHFVNDNAPVLQMETEEEYFSFTVKTDFSASHTRFDQCGIVVYQDSENWLKCSIEYENEDFQHLGSVVTNHGYSDWATTEISATVKSMWFRLSRRGADYCFENSEDGIHFRQMRICHFYEGRGKISFGLYACSPEDSSFTATFSNMKLTDCQWQPHDGQQPDDEL
- the tig gene encoding trigger factor translates to MSVSFEAKETNRGVLTFTISQEVIKPELDRVFNKVKKDINLPGFRKGHLPRAVFNQKFGEEALYQDAVNALLPTAYEAAVAEAGLEVVAQPKIDVVSMEKGQDWTITAEVVTKPEVKLGDYKNLVVSVEATKEVTDEEVDAKIERERNNLAELVIKEGPAAEGDTVVIDFVGSIDGVEFDGGKGENFSLGLGSGQFIPGFEAQLVGHSAGEEVNVEVTFPEDYQATDLAGKPALFVTKIHEVKAKEVPALDDELAKDIDEEVETLDELKAKYRKELEASKEVAFDDAVEAAALDLAVENAEIVDLPEEMIHEEVHRSINEFLGGMQQQGISPDMYFQITGTTREDLHKQHEVDAEKRTKTNLVVEAVAKAEGFEATEEEINKEIEELATTYKMDVAQVRSLLSPEMLKHDIVVKKAVELITSTATVK